Proteins encoded together in one Amblyomma americanum isolate KBUSLIRL-KWMA chromosome 1, ASM5285725v1, whole genome shotgun sequence window:
- the Phb1 gene encoding prohibitin 1, whose protein sequence is MAAQIFNTLGKLGIGLAVVGGVANSALYNVDGGHRAVIFDRFTGVKNYVVGEGTHFLIPWVQRPIIYDVRSRPRNVPVVTGSKDLQNVNITLRILFRPVQEQLPRMYTTLGVDYDERVLPSITNEVLKAVVAQFDASEMITQREVVSQKVCDELTERASQFGVILDDISITHLTFGKEFTQAVEMKQVAQQEAERARFLVEKAEQHKKAAVITAEGDSQAAALLAKAFGEAGDALVELRRLEAAEDISFQLSRARNVVYLPPGQSTLLSLPQ, encoded by the exons ATGGCTGCACAGATATTCAACACACTCGGCAAGCTTGGCATCGGTCTGGCAGTTGTGGGTGGCGTGGCCAACAGTGCGCTGTACAATG TGGACGGGGGCCACCGGGCGGTGATCTTTGACCGTTTCACGGGTGTCAAGAACTACGTGGTGGGTGAAGGCACGCACTTCCTCATACCCTGGGTTCAGCGGCCCATCATCTACGATGTGCGCTCGCGGCCACGCAATGTGCCGGTCGTCACGGGCAGCAAAG ACTTGCAGAATGTCAACATCACATTGCGGATCTTGTTTCGGCCTGTGCAAGAGCAGCTGCCCCGCATGTACACCACACTGGGTGTTGACTATGATGAGCGTGTGCTGCCATCCATCACCAATGAAGTGCTCAAGGCAGTTGTG GCCCAGTTTGACGCCAGTGAAATGATTACTCAGCGAGAGGTGGTTTCACAGAAGGTGTGCGATGAGCTGACTGAGCGGGCCTCGCAGTTTGGCGTCATCCTGGATGACATCTCCATT ACGCATCTAACTTTTGGCAAGGAGTTCACCCAGGCAGTCGAGATGAAGCAAGTGGCGCAGCAAGAGGCCGAGCGTGCCCGCTTTTTGGTTGAGAAGGCGGAGCAGCATAAGAAGGCGGCGGTCATCACCGCCGAGGGCGACTCACAGGCAGCCGCGTTGCTGGCCAAGGCGTTTGGTGAGGCTGGTGACGCCTTGGTCGAGCTGCGTCGCCTCGAGGCCGCCGAGGATATCTCCTTCCAGCTGTCGCGTGCACGCAACGTTGTCTACCTGCCCCCTGGACAGAGCACGCTGCTCAGCCTGCCTCAGTGA